The nucleotide window AACAAATAAAAATGAACAATGTTTGTTGTAAGAAAGAAGAAAATAATAATGAAGGGAAAAATGATGTGGTAGTATTGTGGAACAATCTGACTATAAACAATCCACCCGATAAAAAAAAGAGTAACAGATACTATAATCGAGCGAACAAGAAATCGCTTCATGAATACATTCATTTCAAAAAGTTTTTAATTGCGTAGTAAGTTGCAGCGATAACCGATAAAATCATAAGCCCAAGTGTAAAAGCGGGAAATGAAAGCTCAAGCCAATGGTCGATTAAGTAGCCTACAAAAACTCCAATCCCCATGATGGCAATCATCTCAAA belongs to uncultured Sunxiuqinia sp. and includes:
- a CDS encoding AtpZ/AtpI family protein, whose protein sequence is MKDPENPKRPKKNFNDFIRYSSLAFEMIAIMGIGVFVGYLIDHWLELSFPAFTLGLMILSVIAATYYAIKNFLK